The nucleotide window ACAACAGATTTAAAACTCGCTTAAACTTTCTCACCTTCGGGACCAAGAATTGTAAGTTCTTCAATTCGGCACCTCCCCAAGACGCCATTTCGATCATGAAACCCTTGACACATTTGAAAACCAGCTCTGCTCGTTTTGTACACCAAGCCACAGTCATATCCTAATTGGAGAAAAAGTTCGAATTGCCACATTTTTTTCGTGATCAAGACTTAACATAATAAATAGAACATATCAGAAATGAGTAATTCGCATTTTACCCCAGACATTTCGTGGACTAATAGGACTGGTATGGTCAGAGTAGTGACGTCGTTGCTGCAGGCAGTTTTCAGTATGTTCCTTAGACCTAAGATCGCCGGGTGCCGGGAGTTAATTTCTCCTGAAATTGTCACGTTCATTTTAGCCCATTTTTGCGGCGGTGAACCACAATACCGGTTTATTTCCTCACCTGATCTTAAGGAGTCCTGAACCACCATATGAAATATTACGTGAACCTGAGCTAGGTTTGAATGCCGTGTTATAAAAACGTCTCCAATTTGCAGACTCTTACTTCCAGTTGATTTCTTCGCCTAGAACCAAAACGATAAGGAAATTAACAGAAATTCATGTGAAACACTTGTCGACCTATGACCGTGTACCGGCATGCTGAATTCACCTGGGGATCGCTTCCTTCCCTTTGGTGAGCCTGTCTCCATGTCACAACATCCTTGACATCATCGCGAAGTTTTTCAAGCTGTTCATCAAAAGACGGGAAGTGAAATTCCGTGGTCATTTGACATATTGAGCAGAGTTCTGTAAGGCAACGATTAATTACGACTACGTATAGATTCGTCGTATCATGCAATCAACGCATAAAAATTTGACCAGACCTTTAGTTATCCCTGAATAACTGGCTACGTGGTTGTCGGTCAAAAGTACGAGGCCACAGAGGTCGTTCGAATAGAGACCGAGGGCAGTCTGGAGTCTCTGCGGGGTGGGGTCCATTCTGAAGTAGAAAAGGTAGGAGGATGAACATCAACGAAGGAACTAAAGCAGATAAGCTAGAAGGTCCAAATTTCACCCCACACACCCCGAGTCCCCGTGTTTAGTTTTGCAAAAGTCGAACACATCCCCCGTCATGATTCGTATGTTGTGCATCTGCTTCATCTGGGAACCAAGGTGTATCGTGAAGCTCTCTTCTAGCTGCGGGAAATCCGCGGCTCCTTTGTCGTTCCTATCGCCAAAGTCTCCGAGGGTCGCGCGGAGCGGTGGCATCTGCACGATCGGGGAGTTTCTGCGGGATcagaagaaaaatcaaagaagGTGGAATTAAGATCAGCTACACGGTTACTGGTGGACTACCCACACTGGTGTCGGTAGCATGCTGGTCTGTTGCTCTTCCAGCAGCCGCATGATCCAGTTTCGGTACTGCCTCCGCTGCTCAAGCTTCAGCGCGTCTACCCTGGAGCCCCAGTGGCCTTGAAGTAGACTCTGCTCCTCGAAGTGCCTTCCAAGCATCTCATTTATCGATCTTTCCGTCGATCCGGCTTCCAACGTCTCCACGGCTACCTTGACCTCGTCGGTTTGTCTGAAAAGTGTTGTTTACTACAGGGTGGTTTCAGGGTCTTGATCAAGATATTGAAGTAACCTATGTCACATGGGTCACGGCATTAGGAGAAAGTTGACACCCATTTTCATAAATTCGTAAGCCTTGGAGTGAATTCAAATGACATCAAGTGACTTCAAATGAATTCACTTAATTTTCCGAGAAGTACACACAAGCCTTCAAGCATGGTCAACCCCTCGTGACAGGGAAAGCGGTACCAACTTTTGCGTCAACTTCTCAAACTCCGTGTCCCTCATCCGAACAACCTCGGTCACCGCTCTGCCAAACTCGTGTTCAGCCTGAAGAATCGTTTCGAGAGAGGGCGAGTGTACGAGTCTGTGATAGGCGGCAGCGAACAGTTCCTCGTCGGTCGTCCCAATGGGTTCGGCATAGGCAGTCGTCTTTTCTTTGTACAGTTTTTCCCAGTTTTTGATCACCTCGTCTACGTCGAGGTCACCAGATTGCGCCGCTTTTATGAGGCGCTCCGACCTGTCGTCGTGGAATTCAAGAGTCCACCGTTTCACCGCGATCTCGAGAGCCTTCTGAAGGTCGTCCTCAACGTAGCAGGGCAGCTTGAAAGCGGAAATTAATCGGTGAGTAAGCTCCTTGATACATCCATCG belongs to Neodiprion lecontei isolate iyNeoLeco1 chromosome 5, iyNeoLeco1.1, whole genome shotgun sequence and includes:
- the LOC107221007 gene encoding protein C12orf4 homolog yields the protein MGEERIERVFKFKFPTCTTGQDYELEIPLKIPHDGCIKELTHRLISAFKLPCYVEDDLQKALEIAVKRWTLEFHDDRSERLIKAAQSGDLDVDEVIKNWEKLYKEKTTAYAEPIGTTDEELFAAAYHRLVHSPSLETILQAEHEFGRAVTEVVRMRDTEFEKLTQKQTDEVKVAVETLEAGSTERSINEMLGRHFEEQSLLQGHWGSRVDALKLEQRRQYRNWIMRLLEEQQTSMLPTPVNSPIVQMPPLRATLGDFGDRNDKGAADFPQLEESFTIHLGSQMKQMHNIRIMTGDVFDFCKTKHGDSGMDPTPQRLQTALGLYSNDLCGLVLLTDNHVASYSGITKELCSICQMTTEFHFPSFDEQLEKLRDDVKDVVTWRQAHQREGSDPQAKKSTGSKSLQIGDVFITRHSNLAQVHVIFHMVVQDSLRSGEINSRHPAILGLRNILKTACSNDVTTLTIPVLLVHEMSGDMTVAWCTKRAELVFKCVKGFMIEMASWGGAELKNLQFLVPKGMSEEVFGTLATMLPSIFRVSNPLVFKATDTLQTPKK